Proteins encoded together in one Entelurus aequoreus isolate RoL-2023_Sb linkage group LG20, RoL_Eaeq_v1.1, whole genome shotgun sequence window:
- the LOC133636029 gene encoding probable thiopurine S-methyltransferase produces the protein MSSMLEAQADRCMELKDWEQRWQEDKTGFHQPHIHKMLEGNVDKVLHGRTGVRFFFPLCGKAVDMKWLADMGHSVVGVEISEKAIQQFFEESNLTYSEEPVPAIPGAKVYKSLERNISLYNCDLYNFSSSIEGKFGAMWDRGSFVAINPRDREKYSALIISLMADDCRYLLSTLMYNPKLYKGPPFAVPGEQVHSLFEKKCNVEQLLSEDVTVDRYGAWGIDYMIEQLYLITLKISEK, from the exons ATGAGCAGCATGCTGGAAGCCCAGGCAGACCGATGCATGGAGCTGAAAGATTGGGAGCAACGCTGGCAGGAAGACAAAACTGGCTTTCACCAGCCCCATATACACAA GATGCTTGAGGGTAACGTTGACAAAGTGCTGCATGGGCGGACTGGAGTTCGCTTCTTTTTCCCTCTCTGTGGAAAAGCTGTAGACATGAAGTG GCTGGCAGACATGGGACATTCTGTGGTCGGAGTGGAGATTTCCGAAAAAGCCATTCAGCAGTTTTTTGAGGAGAGCAACCTGACTTACAGCGAGGAGCCTGTCCCTGCTATACCTGGAGCAAAGGTCTACAAG AGCTTAGAGAGAAACATCTCTTTGTATAACTGTGACCTTTACAACTTCTCCAG TTCTATTGAGGGAAAGTTCGGAGCCATGTGGGACAGGGGATCTTTTGTGGCCATCAACCCAAGAGACCGAGAAAA GTACTCTGCTCTCATCATTTCTTTGATGGCCGACGACTGCAGATACCTTTTGTCCACGCTGATGTACAATCCCAAACTTTATAAAG GTCCCCCCTTTGCTGTGCCCGGTGAGCAAGTACACTCCCTGTTCG AAAAAAAGTGCAACGTAGAGCAGCTTCTTTCCGAGGACGTCACGGTGGACAGATATGGCGCTTGGGGCATCGACTACATGATCGAGCAGCTGTACCTCATCACTCTAAAGATCAGTGAAAAGTAG